Proteins from one Halococcus sediminicola genomic window:
- a CDS encoding carbohydrate ABC transporter permease: MGLTEQYTGRTSASRYEQTVAYLKRNYRAYLLVAPAGLFLLAVVGYPILETFRLSLYQAPASSTIETYVGLQNYVQIIENDFFYQLLWQTGRWVALDVALKTSVGLLIAVYLNNNIKGRKFFRTAFLIPWGIPYAISAVIFRWFEHPQYGYLNAILLKLGVIEEGIGILADPNIAWIGVVVADAWIGTPFMIIIFLAGLQSIPEQLYEAAAVDGAEKWHQFRHITLPQLKSVILIATLVSTIWSFVSFDVIWTMTGGGPINTTATIVIWIYQTAFAEGNLGLGAAYSVIGFILLALFAVLYLRIYTSGGEDL, encoded by the coding sequence ATGGGACTTACAGAGCAATACACAGGACGGACATCGGCGTCACGGTACGAGCAGACGGTTGCATACCTCAAACGCAACTATCGCGCCTATCTACTCGTCGCGCCGGCAGGATTGTTCCTTCTGGCGGTAGTCGGCTACCCGATACTGGAGACGTTCCGTCTGTCGCTCTATCAAGCACCGGCATCGAGCACCATCGAGACGTACGTCGGTCTCCAGAATTACGTCCAGATCATCGAAAACGACTTCTTTTATCAACTGCTGTGGCAGACCGGACGCTGGGTAGCCCTGGACGTGGCGCTGAAGACCAGCGTGGGACTGCTCATCGCCGTCTACTTGAACAACAATATCAAGGGTCGAAAGTTCTTCCGGACCGCGTTCTTGATTCCGTGGGGCATCCCGTACGCGATCTCGGCGGTCATCTTCCGCTGGTTCGAACACCCGCAGTATGGGTATCTGAACGCGATCTTGCTAAAGCTAGGCGTGATCGAGGAGGGAATCGGCATCCTCGCCGATCCGAACATCGCGTGGATCGGGGTCGTCGTCGCCGATGCCTGGATCGGCACCCCGTTCATGATAATTATCTTCCTCGCAGGACTACAGTCCATCCCCGAACAACTCTATGAAGCGGCGGCCGTCGATGGGGCGGAGAAGTGGCATCAGTTCAGACACATCACCCTGCCACAGCTGAAGAGCGTCATCCTGATCGCGACGCTGGTCTCGACCATCTGGTCATTCGTCAGCTTCGACGTCATCTGGACCATGACGGGCGGCGGTCCGATCAACACTACTGCGACGATAGTCATCTGGATCTACCAGACAGCGTTCGCGGAGGGGAATCTCGGCTTAGGTGCGGCCTACAGCGTCATCGGTTTCATTCTCCTGGCGCTGTTTGCCGTCCTCTACCTCCGCATCTACACGAGTGGGGGTGAGGACCTATGA
- a CDS encoding carbohydrate ABC transporter permease yields MTMAGQSRSRLRTVRIYGVLIALLGVMLFPFYVMVSSSLKSNSEIFSVPATLFPANPTLEAFLSVWSQTDVLLWIANSFLISLGTVVLALVLAIPAGYSCARNDFVGKRTFLLAILAVQMFSPVVLLVGLFDVIVQFNFYNSYLAVIIPAAAFTLPFNTWMLYGYFETIPIELEESARIDGASQFQILTKIVLPLTKPALVASITYTFLYAWNRLLFVLTFLTDAGKYNIPRGVFSFVGALQTDWRMMLTVSVIGIIPILILFAFLEEYIVAGMTTGAVKE; encoded by the coding sequence ATGACGATGGCCGGACAGAGCCGGAGCAGACTCCGCACGGTCCGCATCTACGGCGTGTTGATCGCCTTGTTAGGAGTAATGCTGTTCCCGTTCTACGTGATGGTATCGAGCTCGCTCAAATCCAACTCCGAGATATTCAGCGTGCCGGCAACACTGTTTCCCGCGAACCCAACACTGGAAGCGTTCCTCTCGGTCTGGAGTCAGACCGACGTATTGCTCTGGATAGCCAACAGTTTCCTCATCTCGCTCGGAACCGTAGTGCTGGCGCTGGTGTTGGCGATTCCCGCGGGCTATTCGTGTGCGCGCAACGACTTCGTCGGCAAGCGCACCTTCCTGCTCGCAATCCTGGCCGTACAGATGTTCTCGCCGGTCGTCCTGCTGGTCGGGCTGTTCGACGTCATCGTGCAATTCAACTTCTACAACTCTTATCTGGCAGTCATCATCCCAGCAGCGGCGTTCACGCTCCCGTTCAACACATGGATGCTGTATGGCTACTTCGAGACGATCCCGATCGAGTTGGAAGAATCGGCGCGCATCGACGGTGCCAGCCAGTTCCAGATCCTGACGAAGATCGTTCTCCCTCTGACCAAACCGGCGCTGGTGGCGAGTATCACGTACACGTTTCTCTACGCGTGGAACCGACTCCTGTTCGTGCTCACGTTCCTCACCGACGCCGGGAAATACAACATCCCGCGCGGCGTCTTCTCGTTCGTCGGCGCGCTCCAGACCGACTGGCGGATGATGCTGACCGTCTCGGTTATCGGCATCATCCCCATCTTGATCCTGTTCGCCTTCCTCGAGGAGTACATCGTTGCGGGAATGACGACTGGCGCGGTCAAGGAATAA
- a CDS encoding mandelate racemase/muconate lactonizing enzyme family protein — protein MEITDVTATTVDIPLRDLDDELGLRPYVTNHGQVETMERVLVRVDTDEGTSGWGEMRTFLSPRATESIIEDGVAPLIGGQSPFEIERLRRQVFIEYTNVELFFAAVETACWDIMGKSLGKPIYELLGGATAPQQTATRNADAAGHEPATDREVAFAFCLGILSPERSRLKAREALDAGFSVLKTKAGRDWRQDVARIEAMHDEVDGRLEFRLDPNQGWSLDQAVRVGARLEQAGIYLQYIEQPIRVNSHKSLAALRQRLRQPIAPNEDTYIPHNLQSLIETGAMDVAVLDLTPAGGIAGLRQQAAIVENAGVPHTHHCAFDLGIRTAAILHAVHGIPGFSLAPDTTYYAWEEDVITDPFELTNGRMTVPDDPGLGVSIDMKTVEKYRV, from the coding sequence ATGGAGATCACCGACGTCACAGCGACGACTGTCGATATACCGTTGCGCGATCTCGACGACGAACTGGGCCTTCGGCCATACGTCACAAATCACGGGCAAGTCGAGACGATGGAACGGGTCCTCGTCCGTGTCGATACCGATGAGGGGACCTCCGGCTGGGGTGAGATGCGTACCTTCCTCTCTCCGCGGGCAACGGAGTCCATTATAGAGGACGGTGTTGCACCGCTCATCGGCGGTCAGTCCCCGTTCGAAATCGAACGGCTTCGCCGCCAAGTGTTCATCGAGTACACCAACGTCGAACTGTTCTTCGCTGCAGTCGAGACAGCGTGCTGGGACATCATGGGCAAATCGCTTGGAAAGCCGATCTACGAGCTTTTGGGGGGTGCGACTGCGCCACAGCAGACCGCGACGAGAAACGCCGATGCGGCAGGTCACGAACCCGCGACCGATCGCGAGGTGGCGTTCGCGTTCTGTCTCGGCATCCTCTCGCCCGAACGGTCGCGACTGAAAGCCAGAGAGGCACTCGACGCCGGCTTTTCCGTGCTGAAGACGAAGGCCGGCCGTGACTGGCGACAGGACGTCGCCCGCATCGAGGCGATGCACGACGAAGTCGACGGTCGACTCGAATTCCGTCTCGATCCGAATCAGGGATGGTCGCTCGATCAGGCCGTCCGTGTCGGTGCTCGACTGGAGCAAGCGGGAATCTATCTCCAGTACATCGAACAACCGATCCGTGTCAACTCCCACAAGTCGCTCGCGGCGCTCAGACAGCGCCTGCGTCAGCCCATCGCCCCGAACGAGGATACATATATTCCACACAACCTGCAATCGTTGATCGAGACCGGCGCGATGGATGTCGCCGTGTTGGACCTAACGCCCGCGGGTGGTATCGCCGGTCTCCGCCAGCAGGCCGCCATCGTCGAGAACGCCGGCGTTCCGCACACGCACCACTGTGCGTTCGATTTGGGGATTCGCACGGCCGCCATCCTGCATGCGGTCCACGGCATTCCCGGCTTCAGTCTCGCCCCGGATACAACGTATTACGCTTGGGAAGAGGACGTGATTACCGACCCGTTCGAACTCACGAACGGGCGCATGACCGTTCCGGACGATCCCGGCCTCGGCGTCTCGATCGATATGAAGACCGTCGAAAAGTACCGGGTTTGA
- a CDS encoding SDR family NAD(P)-dependent oxidoreductase has protein sequence MVELSLHDRPAIVTGASRGIGRSIAAKFAEAGGDVAICSTTYEHVESVADELTADHDGCVIPVECDVTDHDEVERLVETAVEEFGDISVLVNNAGGADESADLLHRCDEETFERMVELNLTSQFLLSRKVLPAMVAAGGGSMVHVGSVNGLFGIGLSGYSEAKSGLLALSRNIATHYGQYGIRSNVLSAGTIETESRRDEMENTEVRANENSARQRWLDQYPLGRFGRPEEVADTALFLASERASFITGENLVLDGGLRSGLSTSFVNEIYQAGESPEWE, from the coding sequence ATGGTAGAGCTATCGTTACACGACCGACCAGCTATCGTGACCGGGGCTTCGCGGGGAATCGGACGGTCGATAGCGGCCAAGTTCGCCGAAGCCGGCGGTGACGTCGCCATCTGCTCGACGACGTACGAACACGTCGAGTCGGTCGCCGACGAACTGACCGCCGACCACGACGGGTGCGTGATTCCTGTCGAGTGTGATGTGACCGACCACGACGAGGTCGAAAGACTCGTCGAGACTGCGGTCGAAGAGTTCGGAGACATCAGCGTGCTCGTCAACAATGCCGGTGGTGCCGACGAGTCCGCCGACCTCCTCCATCGCTGTGACGAGGAGACGTTCGAACGGATGGTCGAGTTGAACCTCACGAGCCAGTTCCTGCTGAGCCGAAAGGTACTGCCGGCGATGGTCGCCGCCGGTGGCGGGTCGATGGTACACGTAGGTTCGGTCAACGGTCTATTCGGTATCGGTCTGTCGGGCTACTCGGAAGCCAAGAGTGGTCTGCTGGCACTCTCTCGAAACATCGCCACCCACTACGGCCAATACGGGATCCGGTCGAACGTGCTCTCGGCCGGGACCATCGAAACTGAATCCCGGCGTGACGAGATGGAGAATACCGAGGTACGCGCGAACGAAAACAGCGCCCGACAGCGCTGGCTCGATCAGTACCCGCTGGGTCGCTTCGGAAGGCCCGAAGAGGTCGCCGATACGGCACTTTTCCTCGCTTCCGAGCGGGCGAGTTTCATCACCGGCGAGAATCTGGTGCTCGACGGTGGTCTCAGGAGCGGCCTCTCGACGTCGTTCGTCAACGAGATCTATCAGGCCGGAGAGTCGCCGGAGTGGGAGTGA
- a CDS encoding Rid family detoxifying hydrolase, producing the protein MEELSTDDAPDSIGPYSQGIISGERIYVSGQGPVDPDTGDVVSGTPEEQTKRTLENVEAILEAGGVTLEEVVKSTIYTKDMRYYDEINRAYSEHMVAPYPARSAVEVVRLPVDIDVEIEVVAER; encoded by the coding sequence ATGGAAGAGCTATCGACGGACGACGCGCCCGACAGCATTGGACCGTACTCGCAAGGCATCATCTCCGGTGAGAGGATCTACGTCTCCGGACAGGGGCCGGTCGACCCAGACACCGGCGACGTCGTCTCGGGGACGCCCGAAGAGCAGACGAAACGCACACTGGAGAACGTCGAGGCGATTCTCGAAGCGGGTGGAGTGACACTCGAAGAGGTGGTCAAATCGACGATATACACGAAGGACATGCGGTACTACGACGAGATCAATCGAGCGTACAGCGAACACATGGTTGCCCCCTATCCGGCGAGAAGCGCGGTTGAGGTCGTCAGACTCCCCGTGGATATCGACGTGGAAATCGAGGTCGTCGCCGAGCGATAG
- a CDS encoding Gfo/Idh/MocA family protein produces MQRRKYLEGLAGAAGIVTVTPTGQAHEHDLDRWEEDEEEDEDEEEDEERNSVMGLTVDPIQPVSVGIIGLGNRGSSVTRLIDAMAPDKGVIKAICDLREDPVQDTRSWIEEEGNNESPDTYSGSKNSWRKLVQRDDLDLVFIFTPHKKHTPMAEYAMKKGKHVAVEVPAATTIEECWTLVDTAEKTQKNCIMLENVNYFDNEMWVLNMIRNGVFGDQLTYAAGGYIHDLVPNYFLQAYWNDWRARLHRQYKGDLYPTHGLGPIAWYMNIQRGDRFEYISSNESPETRLTQKASEVDEDHWAHGLDDWANGDNTKSLIHTNKGRSIELEFDVKTNRGYSRRNEIAGTDAYHEGFPSQLAVDSEGHGFVDDTTYEEYRDEHRHPLWEQMGDLAEEYGGHGGGDFLEIYRLFDAFNNGRPLDMDVYDATAWSAVRPLSRISIEHDGKPVKFPDFTRGDWKKERELQIMDFDTI; encoded by the coding sequence ATGCAGCGTCGAAAATACTTGGAAGGGCTTGCCGGTGCCGCTGGAATAGTTACTGTGACACCCACAGGTCAGGCTCATGAACACGATCTAGATCGTTGGGAAGAAGATGAGGAGGAAGATGAAGACGAGGAGGAAGATGAGGAAAGAAATTCTGTGATGGGGCTTACTGTCGACCCAATCCAGCCGGTGAGCGTTGGAATCATCGGTCTCGGGAATCGCGGATCGTCGGTAACACGGCTTATCGATGCTATGGCCCCCGACAAGGGAGTGATAAAGGCCATCTGTGATCTCCGAGAAGATCCGGTACAAGATACCCGGTCGTGGATCGAAGAGGAGGGAAACAATGAAAGTCCGGACACATATTCGGGATCGAAAAACAGTTGGAGAAAGTTGGTGCAGCGAGACGACCTTGACCTCGTGTTCATTTTCACCCCTCATAAGAAACATACCCCGATGGCCGAGTACGCGATGAAGAAAGGCAAACACGTCGCTGTCGAGGTACCTGCAGCGACGACAATCGAGGAATGTTGGACGCTGGTGGACACTGCGGAAAAGACGCAGAAGAACTGCATAATGTTGGAGAATGTGAATTACTTCGACAATGAAATGTGGGTGCTGAACATGATCCGGAACGGGGTGTTCGGCGATCAACTCACCTATGCGGCTGGTGGCTACATCCACGATCTCGTCCCGAACTACTTCTTACAGGCGTACTGGAACGACTGGCGCGCGAGACTCCACCGGCAGTACAAGGGTGATTTGTATCCTACTCACGGTCTCGGTCCGATCGCCTGGTACATGAACATCCAGCGCGGTGATCGCTTCGAATATATCTCCAGTAATGAGAGTCCAGAGACCCGCCTAACCCAAAAAGCCAGCGAAGTTGATGAAGACCACTGGGCTCACGGTCTCGATGACTGGGCGAACGGCGATAACACGAAGTCGCTCATCCACACTAACAAGGGTCGATCGATCGAACTTGAATTCGACGTGAAAACGAACCGTGGATACAGTCGACGGAACGAAATCGCCGGAACGGACGCCTATCATGAAGGGTTCCCGAGTCAGCTAGCCGTGGACAGCGAAGGCCACGGGTTCGTCGATGATACCACGTATGAAGAATATCGTGACGAACATAGACACCCGCTCTGGGAGCAAATGGGCGACCTGGCTGAAGAATACGGTGGCCACGGTGGCGGAGATTTCCTCGAAATCTACAGACTGTTCGATGCGTTCAATAATGGCCGCCCGCTCGATATGGATGTCTACGATGCAACCGCTTGGAGTGCCGTCAGACCGCTTTCACGTATTTCTATTGAACATGATGGAAAACCCGTCAAATTCCCAGATTTCACCAGAGGGGATTGGAAGAAAGAACGCGAATTACAGATTATGGACTTCGACACCATCTAG